TGTACTGTCATACTAAATGGAGAAGCAGTTACATCTTGCTGTATATTAGGGGCTCAGGTTGATGGATGTTCAGTAACTACTGTAGAGGGGCTTGAAAAAAATGGAGAACTAGATATACTTCAGCAAGCATTTTTAGATGCAGGTGCTGTTCAATGTGGCTTTTGCACTCCGGGAATGATACTTTCTGCCAAGGCTTTGTTAATGAAAAATCCAAATCCTACTTTAGAAGAAATAAAAACAGCTATATCAGGTAATTTATGCAGATGTACAGGATATAAGAAGATTATAGATGGAGTACAGTTGGCGGTAGAGAGAAGTAATGGTGATATAAATGAATGATTTCAATGTTATTGGTAAAAGTGTTCAAAAAAAGGATGGAATTCCTAAAGTTACTGGAAAAGCCCTTTTTGCAAGAGATATAAAGTTTGAGAGTATGCTTTATGCTAAAGTTTTGAGAAGTAAAGTTGCTCATGCCCTATTGAAGAGAGTTGATACCAGCAAAGCAGAAAAATTACCAGGTGTAGCTGCAGTACTCACAAGCAAGGATATACCAGGCAGTAATAGGATTGGAATAATTATGAAGGATGAACCGGTATTAGTAGATGATAAAATCAGAAGATACGGAGATGCTCTAGCCGTAGTTGCGGCAGAAACAGAAGAAATTGCAGAAGAGGCACTGAATTTAATTGAAGTTGAGTATGATGAGCTGCCTTTAGTTACCAATGTATATGAAGCTTTAAAGGAAGATTCTCCTAAAGTACATGGTGATACAAATCTACTTACAACTAGGACTCTCATAAAGGGAGATGTAGATGAGGCTTTTAAAAAATGTGATGTAATAGTAGAAAAAATCTATAAAACAAATTATTATGCTCATATGTTCATAGAGCCAGAAGCTGGAGTATCAAAATATGAAAATGGATTACTTACTATTTGGGCATCTACGCAGAATCCTCATTTTGATAGGGGAGAGGTTGCAAGAGTATTAGGACTTCCTCAAAGTAAAGTAAGAGTTGTACAGGCTGAAACTGGCGGGGGATTTGGAGGTAAGCTTGATATTTCTACTCAATGTTTTCTTGGCCTTCTTACCTATCATACAAAGAAACCTGTAAAACTAGCTTATACCAGAGAGGAATCCATGGAAGTTTCTTCAAAAAGACATCCTCATATTATGAAATACAAAACTGGAGCAGATAAAAATGGAAAATTGATTGCCATGGAGGCAGAATTCATTGAGGACTCTGGGGCATATGCATCTTATGCACCAGCAGTAATTACAAGGGCAGTTGTTCATTCCACAGGTCCCTATGAAATACCTAATGTAAGAGTGAGGGCCAGCATGGTTTATACAAATAATCCAATGGCAGGGGCTTTCAGAGGCTTTGGAGTACCACAGGTGTCAATTGCCCATGAACAGCAGATGGATATGTTGGCAGAAAAATTAAATATGAT
This genomic window from Clostridium pasteurianum DSM 525 = ATCC 6013 contains:
- a CDS encoding (2Fe-2S)-binding protein, whose translation is MGKVKVFFKLNGEDVSSEIDPSKRLLDVIREDFGLTSVKEGCSEGECGACTVILNGEAVTSCCILGAQVDGCSVTTVEGLEKNGELDILQQAFLDAGAVQCGFCTPGMILSAKALLMKNPNPTLEEIKTAISGNLCRCTGYKKIIDGVQLAVERSNGDINE